Proteins encoded by one window of Salarias fasciatus chromosome 1, fSalaFa1.1, whole genome shotgun sequence:
- the LOC115391221 gene encoding anoctamin-5-like, translated as MTQERRREFEANLEKAGLELETEDNADSKDQKTYFLKIHVPWDILATYADVLKVKVPFKESDVPHGQDVPLEWLSHPFRLPDHVMHPQSDYFTYPFDKNKMDFFLINDKDTFFPPSTRNRIVFYILARCPYFKEGRKDKDKTGIKRLLSNGTYTAAFPLHDCRYWKRARNAECESERFNLYKHWARFLWFYKEQPLNLRVIVCLQEVLWGENWDLLCLAGLLHGDAVLRSRHGFYMFHLRAAQLRCQHVQQRNL; from the exons ATGACCCAG gaaaggaggagagagtTTGAGGCCAACCTTGAGAAAGCAGGACTGGAGCTGGAGACTGAGGACAACGCG GACTCTAAAGACCAAAAGACGTATTTCCTGAAGATCCATGTTCCGTGGGACATCCTGGCCACCTACGCAGACGTGTTGAAGGTTAAAGTTCCCTTCAAGGAGAGCGACGTCCCTCACGGTCAGGACGTCCCGTTGGAGTGGCTGTCGCACCCTTTCCGCCTGCCGGATCACGTCATGCACCCGCAGTCCGATTACTTCACCTACCCCTTCGATAAGAACAAGATGGACTTCTTCCTCATTAACGACAAAGACACCTTCTTCCCCCCGTCCACCAGAAACAGAATC GTGTTCTACATCTTGGCTCGCTGTCCGTACTTCAAAGAGGGTCGGAAAGATAAAGACAAGACGGGAATCAAGCGATTACTCAGCAACGGGACGTACACAGCCGCCTTCCCGCTGCATGAT tgTCGATATTGGAAAAGGGCAAGAAATGCAGAGTGTGAGAGCGAACGCTTCAATCTGTACAAGCACTGGGCCAGATTCCTCTGGTTTTACAAAGAACAGCCGCTGAACCTCAGAGTGATCGTCTGCTTGCAGGAAGTACTATGGGGAGAAAATTGGGATCTACTTTGCCTGGCTGGGCTTCTACACGGAGATGCTGTTCTTCGCAGCCGTCATGGGTTTTATATGTTTCACCTACGGGCTGCTCAGTTACGATGTCAACATGTCCAG cAAAGAAATCTGTGA
- the slc17a6b gene encoding vesicular glutamate transporter 2.1, protein MESVKARATAGVKEFAGKTLGHMYRVVERRQKTGEVIELTEDGRPREAAEKKPPLCDCNCFGLPRRYIIAIMSGLGFCISFGIRCNLGVAIVGMVNNSTIHQNGKIIIKEKAKFNWDPETVGLIHGSFFWGYIVTQIPGGYISSRLAANRVFGAAIVLTSTLNMFIPSAARVHYGCVIFVRILQGLVEGVTYPACHGIWSKWAPPLERSRLATISFCGSYAGAVIAMPLAGILVQYSGWSSVFYVYGCFGIFWYMFWILVSYESPAEHPTITDEERCYIEESIGESAKLMGPSEKFKTPWRKFFTSMPVYAIIVANFCRSWTFYLLLISQPAYFEEVFGFEISKVGILSALPHLVMTIIVPIGGQLADYLRSRNILTTTTVRKIMNCGGFGMEATLLLVVGYSHSKGVAISFLVLAVGFSGFAISGFNVNHLDIAPRYASILMGISNGVGTLSGMVCPLIVGAMTKNKTREEWQYVFLIASLVHYGGVVFYGLFASGEKQPWADPELTSEEKCGFIDEDELAEETGDITQSYNAAKTYGATTQVNGGWATGWEKTEEYVQEEAQGGGYGYRQDEGYS, encoded by the exons ATGGAGTCAGTGAAGGCGAGAGCCACGGCGGGGGTGAAGGAATTTGCGGGGAAGACCCTGGGTCATATGTACAG GGTGGTGGAGAGGAGGCAGAAAACCGGGGAGGTGATCGAGCTGACGGAGGACGGGCGGCCCCGGGAGGCCGCGGAGAAGAAACCCCCGCTGTGTGACTGCAACTGCTTCGGCTTGCCCCGCCGCTACATCATCGCCATCATGAGCGGACTGGGCTTCTGCATCTCCTTCGGGATCAGATGTAACCTGGGCGTGGCCATAGTGGGCATGGTCAACAACAGCACCATTCACCAAAACGGCAAGATCATCATCAAAGAG AAAGCCAAGTTCAACTGGGATCCAGAGACGGTGGGATTGATTCACGGATCTTTTTTCTGGGGTTACATCGTGACACAAATCCCGGGGGGATATATATCCTCCAGGCTGGCGGCAAACAG GGTATTCGGTGCAGCCATtgtcctcacctccactctcaACATGTTCATCCCCTCTGCTGCTCGAGTCCATTATGGGTGTGTCATTTTTGTGAGGATATTACAAGGCCTGGTGGAG GGGGTGACCTACCCAGCCTGCCACGGCATCTGGAGCAAGTGGGCTCCGCCACTGGAACGGAGTCGTCTGGCCACCATTTCATTCTGTG GTTCCTACGCCGGTGCTGTGATTGCAATGCCTCTGGCTGGGATTCTGGTTCAGTACAGTGGAtggtcctctgtgttttacGTCTACG GATGCTTTGGCATCTTCTGGTATATGTTCTGGATCCTTGTGTCTTACGAGAGCCCTGCCGAACATCCAACCATCACGGATGAGGAACGCTGCTATATTGAGGAGAGCATCGGAGAAAGTGCCAAGCTCATGGGTCCCTCAGAG AAATTCAAGACCCCTTGGAGGAAATTCTTCACCTCAATGCCTGTCTATGCAATCATCGTGGCTAacttctgcaggagctggacgTTTTACCTGCTGCTGATTAGCCAGCCTGCGTACTTCGAGGAGGTGTTTGGCTTTGAGATAAGCAAG gtgGGCATCCTGTCTGCCCTCCCCCACCTGGTGATGACCATCATCGTGCCCATCGGTGGCCAGCTGGCTGACTACCTGCGGAGCAGGAACATCCTGACCACCACCACCGTCAGGAAAATCATGAACTGTGGAG GATTTGGCATGGAGGCCACCttgctgctggtggtgggaTATTCCCACAGCAAAGGGGTAGCCATCTCCTTCCTGGTGCTTGCTGTGGGCTTCAGTGGATTTGCTATATCAG GTTTTAACGTCAATCATCTGGATATCGCTCCCCGTTATGCCAGCATCCTGATGGGCATCTCTAACGGCGTCGGCACCCTGTCTGGGATGGTGTGTCCGCTCATTGTGGGTGCTATGACAAAGAACAAG ACTCGGGAGGAGTGGCAGTACGTGTTCCTGATAGCCTCCCTGGTGCATTACGGAGGGGTGGTCTTCTACGGGCTCTTTGCGTCCGGCGAGAAGCAGCCGTGGGCCGACCCGGAACTCACCAGCGAGGAGAAGTGTGGCTTCATCGACGAGGACGAGCTGGCGGAGGAGACCGGGGACATCACTCAGAGTTACAACGCGGCCAAGACGTACGGCGCCACCACGCAGGTGAACGGAGGCTGGGCCACCGGCTGGGAGAAGACGGAGGAGTACGTCCAGGAAGAAGCACAGGGAGGGGGATACGGATACAGGCAGGATGAGGGATACTCTTAG